In Paenibacillus sp. G2S3, a single window of DNA contains:
- a CDS encoding ABC transporter permease subunit yields the protein MRHKSSLMNYLKKHYFLYILLAPAVILTLIFKYGPMYGAIIAFKDFSPIKGIMGSEWVGLYNFEKFLSSPNFEVIFMNTLKLSFFGLILSFPIPILLALMLNQIRRAGVKKNIQLFLYAPNFISVVVVVGMLFIFLSPTGPINQFFTWLTGEPIMFMSRPEYFRSIYILSDIWTGAGWASIIYVAALANVDPELHNAANLDGANLLQRIRHIDLPTIRPIMAIVFILAAGGIMSIGFEKAYLMQTAMNLPTSEIIPTYVYKIGLQSGDYAYSAAVGLFNSIINIVLLLTVNFTVKKLNEGEGLY from the coding sequence ATGAGACATAAGAGTTCCTTAATGAATTATCTAAAGAAGCACTACTTTCTTTATATTTTGCTCGCACCTGCTGTGATTCTGACCCTTATTTTTAAATACGGTCCTATGTATGGTGCGATTATAGCCTTTAAAGATTTCAGCCCAATCAAAGGGATTATGGGGAGTGAATGGGTAGGCTTGTACAACTTCGAGAAATTCCTTTCTTCCCCCAATTTCGAAGTTATCTTTATGAATACGCTTAAATTAAGTTTCTTCGGATTAATTCTGAGTTTTCCAATTCCGATCCTACTTGCCTTGATGTTGAATCAAATTCGCCGTGCAGGCGTCAAAAAGAACATTCAATTGTTCTTGTATGCGCCTAACTTTATTTCTGTTGTCGTTGTGGTCGGGATGTTGTTTATCTTCTTGTCCCCAACGGGACCGATTAACCAGTTTTTTACCTGGCTTACAGGTGAACCGATTATGTTCATGTCTCGTCCTGAGTACTTCCGTTCGATCTACATTTTATCCGATATTTGGACCGGAGCCGGTTGGGCATCCATTATTTACGTAGCAGCGCTTGCTAATGTCGATCCTGAGTTACATAATGCAGCCAATCTCGATGGCGCTAATCTTCTACAAAGAATACGCCATATCGATCTGCCAACCATTCGCCCAATTATGGCTATCGTATTTATCCTTGCAGCCGGTGGGATTATGTCGATTGGCTTCGAGAAAGCCTATCTCATGCAAACGGCGATGAACTTGCCAACCTCAGAAATCATTCCGACTTACGTTTATAAAATTGGTTTGCAGTCGGGCGATTATGCCTATTCAGCCGCAGTAGGATTGTTTAACTCTATCATCAACATCGTCTTGCTCCTCACAGTTAACTTCACCGTGAAGAAACTGAATGAGGGTGAAGGTCTTTACTAA
- a CDS encoding carbohydrate ABC transporter permease, which produces MPIKHSGLDRFIVVLNAIFLTLAVLIIVLPLIYVVIASFMDPSVLLSKGLSFNLSDWSLEGYKKILSNPAMIRGFGNSVLYSVSFAMITVLVSICAGYALSDDRLKGKGFFMTLFIITMFFGGGLIPTYLLVKNLGLLDTVWAVIIPGAVNVWNIILSRTFFKGVPNEMKEAANVDGASEMRIFFSVVLPLSKPIVFVLALYAFVGQWNSYFDAMIYLDNPNLHPLQLVLRSILIQNQVDPGMISDQLAMAEMKRLSEIIKYAAIVVSSLPLIVMYPFFQKYFEKGVMVGSLK; this is translated from the coding sequence ATGCCCATTAAACATTCCGGCTTAGATCGCTTTATCGTCGTGCTGAACGCGATCTTCCTGACACTGGCCGTACTTATCATCGTACTTCCTTTGATTTATGTAGTGATTGCCTCTTTTATGGATCCATCTGTGCTGCTCAGTAAAGGATTATCATTCAATCTTTCGGACTGGTCATTAGAAGGGTATAAAAAAATTCTTTCTAATCCTGCCATGATCCGAGGTTTTGGAAACTCTGTTTTATACTCTGTTTCATTTGCTATGATTACCGTTCTGGTCTCAATCTGTGCCGGTTACGCACTGTCCGATGACAGGCTCAAAGGAAAAGGGTTCTTCATGACCTTGTTTATTATCACCATGTTCTTTGGGGGTGGACTCATACCTACATATCTGCTCGTTAAGAACCTTGGTCTGCTTGATACAGTATGGGCGGTGATCATTCCAGGGGCAGTCAATGTTTGGAACATTATTCTCTCTAGAACTTTCTTCAAAGGAGTTCCGAATGAAATGAAGGAAGCCGCTAATGTTGACGGGGCTTCGGAGATGCGGATTTTCTTCAGTGTCGTATTACCGCTCTCCAAACCGATTGTTTTTGTGCTCGCTCTTTATGCCTTTGTGGGCCAGTGGAATTCCTACTTTGACGCTATGATCTATTTAGATAATCCGAATCTTCATCCACTGCAACTGGTGTTGCGTTCCATCTTAATTCAGAACCAGGTAGATCCGGGCATGATCAGCGATCAACTCGCCATGGCGGAAATGAAACGATTGTCTGAAATCATCAAGTATGCTGCCATCGTTGTTTCCAGTTTGCCACTCATTGTTATGTATCCGTTCTTCCAGAAGTACTTTGAAAAAGGTGTTATGGTCGGTTCCCTTAAGTAG